A portion of the Celeribacter baekdonensis genome contains these proteins:
- a CDS encoding flavin reductase family protein has translation MPLSTLSDKIARLARLGPDYIVAVFFLTDVVQEPEAGDHVILIGKVTQFEQDSAANPLLFRAENILRFCL, from the coding sequence ATGCCGCTGTCTACTTTGTCTGATAAAATCGCCAGATTGGCTCGGCTTGGGCCGGACTATATCGTTGCGGTCTTTTTCCTGACCGATGTTGTCCAGGAACCCGAGGCTGGAGATCACGTTATCCTGATCGGCAAAGTGACCCAGTTCGAACAGGACAGCGCGGCCAACCCCCTGTTGTTTCGGGCGGAAAATATTCTCAGATTCTGCCTGTGA
- a CDS encoding DeoR/GlpR family DNA-binding transcription regulator, which translates to MSQNIRFPEILEIARRDGKVTVDHLAEHLGVTLQTIRRDLSELADAGRLERVHGGAVLPSGTVNIAYQERRRLNASGKIAMAQACAAMIPENCAIFLNIGTSTEAVATELLHHRNLMVVTNNMNVANILARNPDCEVLVTGGSLRQSDGGLIGDITTAAIRQFKFDIGVIGCSAIDQDGDILDFDLREVGVSQTILHQSRRTMLVADHTKLKRTAPARIASLAEIDDFFTDASVPRPLENKCATWATQIHVS; encoded by the coding sequence ATGTCGCAAAATATTCGCTTCCCTGAGATCCTAGAAATTGCTCGGCGCGACGGAAAAGTGACCGTGGACCATCTTGCGGAGCATCTTGGCGTCACATTACAAACGATCCGCCGTGATCTGAGCGAATTGGCAGACGCTGGAAGGTTAGAGCGGGTTCACGGAGGGGCGGTGTTGCCATCTGGAACCGTCAACATCGCCTATCAAGAGCGACGACGGCTGAATGCTAGTGGAAAAATTGCCATGGCACAGGCCTGTGCTGCGATGATCCCCGAAAACTGCGCGATTTTTCTAAACATCGGAACAAGCACAGAAGCCGTCGCAACTGAATTGCTGCATCATCGCAATCTTATGGTTGTGACCAACAACATGAATGTGGCCAATATTTTGGCCCGAAACCCTGATTGTGAGGTGCTTGTAACCGGCGGATCTCTGCGCCAATCCGATGGGGGATTGATCGGGGACATCACAACGGCTGCAATCCGGCAATTCAAATTCGACATCGGCGTCATCGGCTGTTCCGCGATTGATCAAGACGGCGACATTTTAGACTTTGACTTGCGTGAAGTCGGCGTTAGCCAAACGATCCTGCATCAGTCCCGCCGCACCATGCTGGTTGCGGACCACACCAAGCTCAAACGGACGGCCCCAGCCCGGATCGCCTCCCTCGCGGAAATCGATGACTTTTTCACCGACGCATCGGTCCCTCGACCTTTGGAAAACAAGTGTGCAACTTGGGCCACCCAAATACACGTAAGCTAG
- the glpD gene encoding glycerol-3-phosphate dehydrogenase, whose translation MNEKAQICDLLVIGGGINGCGIARDASGRGLSVTLAEMSDLASATSSASTKLFHGGLRYLEYFEFRLVREALIERETLLRAMPHISWPMRFVLPYQKDMRFESDTPTSKLLSLFMPWMKGRRPSWLIRLGLLMYDTLGGRQILPGTQTLDLKQGPEGAPLKPLFAKAYEYSDCWVEDSRLVVLNARDAQARGAKILLRTKVVSAKSEDGIWIVTLQDVETGDTHDVRARMVVNAGGPWVGQILRQQIGSNSSDNIRLVRGSHIVIKRLFDHDKCYFFQGTDGRIMFAIPYETDFTLIGTTDNEHDDLSQKPVCTAEEKRYMIEFVNAYLKKPISEEDIVWTYSGVRPLYDDGASSATAATRDYTLKIDDSAGAPALHIFGGKITTYRRLAESALEKIGTRLAVAQGPWTAGVAMPGGDFPVDGVARLVADLRQTYPFLTDRWARRLVRAYGTEVGDIYGAARTAGDLGQDFGATLTAVEVDWLMDREFARTAEDVLWRRSKLGLRTVEASALESYMAERRAHAKDIA comes from the coding sequence GTGAATGAGAAGGCGCAAATCTGCGATTTGCTGGTTATTGGCGGTGGCATCAATGGCTGTGGGATCGCTCGTGACGCTTCAGGGCGCGGATTAAGCGTGACATTGGCCGAAATGTCGGATCTGGCCTCTGCAACCTCATCTGCGTCGACAAAGCTCTTTCATGGCGGATTGCGGTATCTTGAGTATTTCGAATTTCGGCTGGTTCGCGAGGCGTTGATCGAACGAGAAACTCTTTTGCGAGCAATGCCGCATATCAGTTGGCCGATGCGCTTTGTGCTGCCCTACCAAAAAGACATGCGGTTTGAGAGCGACACCCCGACCTCAAAACTTCTGTCCCTGTTCATGCCGTGGATGAAGGGGCGTCGGCCTTCTTGGCTGATCCGGCTTGGCTTGTTGATGTATGACACGTTGGGCGGACGACAAATCCTTCCCGGCACTCAGACGCTTGATCTCAAGCAGGGGCCAGAAGGCGCGCCACTCAAACCACTTTTTGCCAAAGCCTATGAATATAGCGATTGCTGGGTCGAGGATTCACGTCTTGTGGTTTTAAACGCACGCGATGCGCAGGCACGGGGCGCAAAAATCTTGCTTCGGACCAAAGTTGTCTCCGCCAAGTCCGAGGATGGCATCTGGATTGTGACGCTGCAGGATGTTGAAACTGGTGACACCCACGATGTGCGCGCCCGCATGGTTGTCAACGCGGGCGGCCCGTGGGTCGGCCAAATCTTACGCCAACAGATCGGGTCCAACAGCAGCGACAATATCCGGCTTGTGCGCGGCAGCCATATCGTGATCAAGCGTTTGTTTGATCATGACAAATGCTATTTTTTCCAAGGCACCGACGGGCGGATCATGTTCGCGATCCCCTATGAAACGGATTTCACCCTGATCGGCACCACTGACAATGAACACGACGATCTGTCGCAAAAGCCGGTCTGCACCGCCGAAGAAAAGCGCTACATGATTGAGTTCGTGAATGCCTATCTGAAAAAGCCGATCAGCGAAGAGGACATCGTCTGGACGTATTCCGGCGTGCGTCCACTTTATGATGACGGCGCGAGTTCCGCGACGGCGGCGACGCGGGATTACACGCTGAAGATTGATGACAGTGCTGGTGCGCCTGCGCTGCATATCTTTGGTGGTAAGATCACGACCTATCGCCGCCTCGCCGAAAGCGCGCTTGAGAAAATCGGCACCCGTCTGGCCGTGGCGCAAGGCCCATGGACAGCAGGGGTGGCCATGCCCGGAGGGGATTTTCCCGTCGACGGGGTTGCGCGCCTCGTCGCCGATCTGCGCCAAACTTATCCCTTTCTGACCGATCGCTGGGCGCGGCGTCTTGTGCGTGCATATGGCACCGAGGTCGGCGATATCTATGGGGCTGCCAGAACGGCCGGGGATCTTGGACAGGATTTTGGCGCGACATTGACCGCCGTAGAGGTCGATTGGCTTATGGATCGCGAATTTGCCCGCACCGCAGAGGATGTTCTGTGGCGGCGCAGCAAACTGGGCTTGCGCACAGTAGAGGCCAGCGCCCTTGAAAGCTACATGGCCGAGCGGCGAGCACACGCAAAGGACATTGCATGA